Proteins from a single region of Syngnathus scovelli strain Florida chromosome 7, RoL_Ssco_1.2, whole genome shotgun sequence:
- the LOC125971894 gene encoding solute carrier family 35 member F2-like, protein MSLDARTGCFDSCTPASIRQALTWRLVRNLVLGQVLAVLVCGTAVSSQYLSSAYQVDAPMLQSAIHYALLCLVYTPAMFCMIGPRSVFQMSRKRWLQYFLLGLVDVEANYSVVKAYQYTTITSIQLLDCFVIPVVMILSWWFLKTRYRPVHFVSVCICLLGVGAMVGADLLAGRDQGSTSNILLGDGLVLLSAALYGLTNVWQEYTVKNRSRLEFLGMLGLFGSVISGVQMMALEFHHVTVIHWSWQVAVLFGAFACCMFTLYSLMPVIIEESNAAAINLSMLTADVFSIFCGIFIFHYKFSGLYVVSLVVIFVGFITFNAIPIAPTISDNSCHDNTADEPTKREVELAEEEESKNIHVVDCTPF, encoded by the exons ATGTCTCTGGACGCTCGGACGGGATGCTTCGActcatgcacgccggccagcatcaGGCAGGCGTTGACGTG GCGTTTAGTTCGCAACCTGGTCCTGGGTCAGGTACTGGCGGTGCTGGTATGCGGTACGGCCGTGTCGTCTCAGTATTTAAGCTCCGCCTACCAGGTGGACGCGCCTATGCTTCAGAGTGCCATCCACTATGCACTCCTCTGCCTCGTCTACACACCGGCGATGTTCTGCATGATAG GTCCGAGGAGTGTGTTCCAGATGAGTCGTAAGCGCTGGCTTCAGTACTTTCTGCTGGGCCTAGTGGACGTGGAGGCAAACTACAGCGTGGTCAAAGCTTACCAGTACACGACAATCACCAGCATACAG CTTTTGGACTGCTTTGTGATCCCGGTGGTGATGATCCTGTCCTGGTGGTTCCTGAAAACGCGCTACCGTCCCGTCCACTTTGTGTCCGTCTGCATCTGTTTGCTGGGCGTCGGTGCCATGGTGGGGGCGGACCTATTGGCGGGTCGAGACCAGGGCTCCA CCTCCAACAttctactgggtgacggccTGGTGCTGCTCAGTGCTGCCCTCTACGGCCTGACCAACGTATGGCAGGAGTACACCGTCAAGAACCGAAGCCGTCTCGAGTTCCTGGGCATGCTTGGGCTCTTTGGTTCCGTCATAAGCGGCGTGCAAAT GATGGCCCTGGAGTTTCATCACGTGACCGTCATCCATTGGAGCTGGCAAGTGG CTGTGCTGTTTGGGGCCTTTGCATGTTGCATGTTCACCTTGTACAGCCTGATGCCCGTCATCATAGAGGAAAGCAACGCCGCCGCCATCAACCTCTCCATGCTGACTGCTGACGTTTTCAGCATCTTCTGCGGAATCTTCATCTTCCACTACAAG TTTTCAGGTTTGTACGTGGTGTCCCTGGTGGTCATCTTTGTTGGCTTCATCACCTTTAATGCCATACCCATCGCACCCACCATATCTGACAacagttgccatgacaacacggCAGACGAGCCAACAAAAAGGGAAGTCGAATTGGCAGAAGAGGAAGAGAGCAAGAACATTCACGTTGTTGACTGCACTccattttga